The Carassius carassius chromosome 31, fCarCar2.1, whole genome shotgun sequence genome includes a region encoding these proteins:
- the LOC132111831 gene encoding gap junction delta-2 protein-like has protein sequence MGEWTILERLLEAAVQQHSTMIGRILLTVVVIFRILIVAIVGETVYDDEQTMFVCNALQPGCNQACYDKAFPISHIRYWVFQIIMVCTPSLCFITYSVHQSAKQKERRYSTATVLLTLDNKEQDSLKREEAKNQKIKNTIMNGVLQNTENTTKEAEPDCLEPKEMDRSGKKPAKSKMRRQEGISRFYIIQVVFRNALEIGFLVGQYFLYGFNVPAVYECDRYPCIKEVECYVSRPTEKTVFLVFMFAVSGFCVVLNLAELNHLGWRKIKAAVRGVRARRKSIYEIRNKDLPRMSMPNFGRTQSSDSAYV, from the exons ATGGGGGAATGGACCATACTAGAGAGGCTCTTGGAGGCTGCTGTCCAGCAGCACTCCACTATGATCGGAAG GATCCTGCTCACTGTGGTGGTGATCTTCCGGATCCTAATCGTAGCTATAGTGGGAGAGACAGTGTATGATGATGAGCAGACCATGTTTGTCTGTAACGCCTTACAGCCGGGCTGCAACCAGGCATGCTACGACAAAGCGTTCCCCATATCTCACATCAGATATTGGGTGTTCCAGATCATAATGGTCTGTACGCCGAGTTTGTGCTTCATCACGTACTCGGTCCATCAGTCGGCCAAGCAAAAGGAGCGACGTTACTCAACAGCCACCGTCCTGCTCACACTGGATAATAAGGAGCAGGATTCCCTAAAACGAGAGGAGGCCAAGAACCAAAAGATCAAGAACACCATCATGAACGGAGTACTGCAGAACACGGAGAACACCACCAAAGAAGCCGAGCCCGACTGTCTGGAGCCCAAAGAAATGGACAGGTCGGGCAAGAAACCGGCCAAGTCCAAAATGCGGCGGCAGGAGGGCATTTCCAGGTTTTACATCATTCAGGTGGTATTTAGAAACGCTCTGGAAATTGGCTTTCTGGTGGGCCAATATTTCTTGTACGGATTCAACGTGCCCGCCGTGTACGAGTGTGATCGATACCCGTGCATCAAGGAGGTGGAGTGCTACGTCTCCAGACCAACGGAGAAAACCGTGTTTCTCGTCTTCATGTTCGCGGTCAGTGGCTTTTGCGTGGTCCTCAATCTAGCCGAGCTCAATCACTTGGGCTGGAGGAAGATCAAAGCGGCTGTGAGGGGCGTGAGGGCCCGCAGGAAGTCCATCTATGAGATACGGAACAAGGATTTGCCCAGGATGAGTATGCCCAATTTCGGCCGCACTCAGTCCAGTGACTCCGCCTACGTGTAA